From the Lathyrus oleraceus cultivar Zhongwan6 chromosome 4, CAAS_Psat_ZW6_1.0, whole genome shotgun sequence genome, one window contains:
- the LOC127137673 gene encoding uncharacterized protein LOC127137673: MQESTIVRADLGVNETGEGTNVVQESTNVEVNLGVNETYVGTNVVQESINVKADLGVNETNVGIIVDDEGTNCDNEENVGTTEELNRIDGEIIVDDEDMSTKDKAKGKANGREKGKGNMERSVSLDVVNEGRNLKFKKNDKRRMRVKCKDGCPWKVYCANIKGKNIQSNVRESPNLKLSDIMEKTHEKWNVGINKTLAYRAKTLVVDIMDGSFMEQYRGIHNYGHELLRTNPGSTVKIISQPFQGEEENSEHPEKQMNPHFQRMYICFKSCKEKNFKCKPIIRLNGCFLKGYYDGQKLVSIGRDPNDPMLQIAYDVVEGETKDSWSWFLELLTADLGGVRLCKTYTFISDQQKATGKKDASSHTAFRIID; the protein is encoded by the exons ATGCAAGAGAGTACAATTGTGAGAGCTGACTTAGGAGTTAATGAAACTGGTGAGGGGACCAATGTGGTGCAAGAGAGTACAAATGTGGAAGTTAACTTAGGAGTTAATGAAACTTATGTGGGGACCAATGTGGTGCAAGAGAGTATAAATGTCAAAGCTGACTTAGGAGTTAATGAAACTAATGTGGGGATCATTGTGGATGATGAGGGGACAAACTGTGACAATGAGGAGAATGTGGGGACCACTGAGGAACTCAATA GAATTGATGGAGAGATAATAGTTGATGATGAGGATATGAGTACAAAGGACAAGGCAAAGGGAAAGGCAAATGGCAGGGAAAAGGGTAAGGGAAATATGGAACGAAGTGTTTCACTTGATGTTGTGAATGAAG ggagaaatttgaaatttaagaaaaaTGACAAAAGGAGGATGAGAGTGAAGTGCAAGGATGGTTGTCCATGGAAGGTATACTGTGCAAATATAAAAG GCAAAAATATTCAAAGCAATGTTAGAGAGAGTCCAAATTTAAAGTTGAGTGATATTATGGAGAAGACACATGAAAAGTGGAATGTAGGAATCAACAAGACACTTGCATATAGAGCAAAGACACTTGTTGTTGACATTATGGATGGTTCATTTATGGAGCAATATAGAGGAATCCATAATTATGGCCATGAACTGTTAAGGACAAACCCAGGATCAACTGTTAAAATTATAAGTCAGCCATTTCAAGGAGAAGAGGAAAATAGTGAACACCCTGAGAAGCAAATGAATCCTCACTTCCAAAGGATGTATATATGCTTCAAATCTTGTAAGGAAAAAAATTTCAAGTGTAAACCTATTATAAGATTGAATGGGTGTTTCTTAAAGGGATATTATGATGGACAAAAACTAGTTTCCATTGGGAGGGACCCAAATGACCCAATGCTTCAAATTGCATATGATGTTGTTGAGGGTGAAACTAAAGATTCATGGAGCTGGTTTTTAGAATTATTGACAGCTGATTTGGGAGGAGTTAGATTGTGCAAAACCTATACCTTCATAAGTGatcaacaaaag GCTACCGGAAAAAAAGATGCATCTTCCCAtactgctttcaggattatcgactga